The Pirellulales bacterium genomic sequence TAGCTTGATTGCCCGGAGTGCAAAACCAGTGAAAACCTTCCGCCGAACCGAATCCAGATAAATTCCAAAAAAATTCGCACCATTCGGCGAGCCAATCCGCTTAATAGATATAGAGAGAGACTTATCCCGCACCCGGTTCAGTAGTCTCATAAAGGTTCCAGCGCTATGCCAGCACACCACCAACAGGCTGCACGTCCGACCCCCTCGCCCAAACAGGCCCCGAGGTTGTACGATCCTAAATCCACGCAGGCGCGCCCTGCCGCCACACGTTCGACCGAACACAAGCCATCCCGATCTGCTTATACGATGAGCATTGGTTACAAACGTGAAACTCGGCCCGGGCTATATTGCGTGGAACTGCGCACCAATCAGTGGGAACAGGCGGTCAAGTGGTATCGGGAAACGTTGGGTTTACGCGTATTGGTGCGTGTGCCGGAAGATGGTTACGCGCTGTTCGAAGCCGGAGAAACTCGGCTTAGCCTGCTAGCAAGAAATAGCGCCGGCGAAGCTAGCGGGCGGTGGAGCTTAGGCTTCGAAGTCGAGAACCTAGATCGTATTGGCCAGCGGCTGTTGGAAGCCAGTTCACCGGTGACACGCCCGCGAGAAAATCCGGAGGGGTTTCAGGAGATCATAACTTCTGATCCAGACGGCAACACGATCCGCTTGTTTGCCTGGCCGAACGGTTAAAACCGACCTGCAAATGCCGCTCTACGGTACGCATTTGCAGCCCTAAGGCGGTGGCACGGGGGCCCTTGTCGGTGGTAGATTAAAAGTACGGTTCACCGGCGATGAGTTTCGGTATCCGTCCCACCGTCATCTTCCCGCCCACTGTATGACATCTGATTTCACTCAAGCGCAGGGAAGCGAAGAGCTGGAGCGATCGCTCAACCTTAGCCGGCAACGCGCCGCGCCCCCGTGCGATGTACCCGGTTATGAGCCCCGGCGCTTTTTGGGCGCTGGCGCTTACGGCGAGGTGTGGGTCGCAATTGATCGCACCACCGGTCGGAAAGTTGCGATCAAGTTTTATTTGCATCGCGGTGGGCTGGATTGGTCCCTACTGTCGCACGAGGTGGAAAAGCTGGCTTTCTTGTCGGCCGATCGTTATGTCGTCCAACTACTTGATGTCGGTTGGGAAGCCGAGCCTCCTTATTACGTAATGGAGTATATTGAGCACGGTTCGCTCGCTGAACGCTTAGAGGAACAAGGTCCATTTTCAGCATCGGACGCGACCGCGCTGTTTCGCGAAATTGCCGTGGGGTTAACGCACTCGCACAGCAAGGGCATTTTGCACTGCGACTTGAAACCGGCCAATATTTTGCTCGATCAAGACGGCAAACCGCGACTTGCCGATTTTGGGCAATCGCGGCTTTCCAGTGAGCAAACCCCGGCGCTGGGCACACTATTTTACATGGCGCCGGAACAGGCCGATGCCCGAGCGGTGGCCGATGCGCGCTGGGATGTGTACGCGCTGGGTGCTATCTTTTATGCACTGCTGCTGGGACATCCACCTTATCGTAACAAACACAGCCTGAGCGAAATTGATGATGCACCTGACTTGACCGGCCGACTGGAACGCTATCGGAAGTTGATTGAAGAATCGCCGCCGCCCTTGGAGCACCATGTAGTGCATGGCGTTGATAATGAACTGGCGACGATTATCGATCGTTGCTTAGCGGTCGAGCCAACGGAGCGGTTTCCCACCGTACAAACCGTACTCGATGCGTTGGATGCCCGCCAGCGCCGGCGATCCAGGCGACCCTTGGTGGTTTTAGGAGCGCTGGGGCCAGTGTTGCTCCTGGCGGTGATGTCCGTGGCAGCGTGGTTGTGGTTCAGTACTTCGCTGCAGCGCTCCAACGAGGCGCTCACTCAAAGCGCACTGAAAGGCTTAGGTTTTGCCGCCCAAAGTGCAGCTCGGGGCGCCGGCGCCGAATTACAAAGCCGGTTTTACGATGTTGAAGAAGCGGCCCGCGATCCGGAAGTTATTGCTGCTCTAAGCGCCATGCAAAACAATCCGCAAGTGCACGCCGTCCTGTCAGGACTGAACGATCCGGCGGAGACGAAAACACGCTTCAACGAGTTAGTCGATCAGCTGCGCAAGGCGCCAGAGGCGGTAGTTCTGCAAAACCGGCTGAAGTTTTTCGACAACGAAATGCTCGCGGAAAATAAACACAGCGAAAGTTGGTTCATAACCGACTCCCGCGGCGTGCAAGTGGCTCGGTGGTTCGCTTATGACCCATCGCTGGGGCACAATTACGCTTGGATGAGTTATTTTTACGGCGGCCCGACCGACCAGCCGACCGATTGGCGCCCCGCTGCGGACCAACACGTGCAAAACACGCAGCTTTCCGCGGCATATCCCCGGCTCGATAATCCTGGCCGCTGGGTCGTGTCGATATCTACGCCCGTATTCAAACCCGACGAAAAGAATCCCGACAAAAAACAATTCTTGGGCGTCGTTGGCGTGTCGTTCGAGCTGGCGAGCAACTTCATCAATTTGCTGGAAGAGAATCGGCAATTTCCGGTGCTGGTGGATGTCCGCGACGGGGCGCACAAAGGTTTGATTTTGCAGCATCCGCTGTTGCAGAAGCTGCGGAAGGAATCGGATTCGCACATCGACCGCTTCGTCAACGATGAAAAATATCGCATTTCGAAGGAGGCCATTGAACAATTGAAGGACGGCGCTGCCGAATACTATGACCCGCTGGGAAAGGACGACGAAGGGGGCGATTACCGGCAGCCTTATCTGGCGGCAGAAGCGCCCGTCGAACTTGTGGAAGGCGAGGGACGCAAACAGCACGTCGTGCCCTCGGGCTGGGTAATTATTGTGCAAGATCCGTACGAGCAGGCCATCGGTATGACATTGACGCAATTGCGTAGCAGTCTTTTGGGGAGTGGCGCGGTAGCATTGGGAGTAATCGGGTTGGTAATTCTCGGACTGTGGTGGCTCGTTTTGCGAATGACGGAATCGCCGGCCCACTGGCAACCAACGGGCGCGCTTTCGAAATCGGCTGCGGAAACCGTTCACGCAGGCAGTTGATAAAATCTGCCAGTGACTTACCCGAAACAACCCATTTCTGCTGCCTTCAATTATTCGCTGCCGTAGTGGAACGAGCCGCAAAGTGTGCCGGCCGCGGCGCTATGGTTGCAGTCGGCCGGGGCGCTGTTAGCACACGCACATTTCCCGGGCCCAAAACCTGATCAATGCGTTGCCGCAGCTCGGCAGTCACTTCCACGTGCAACGAATCGCTTTTCAAGTGCAAACGGTGGCCGTCGGCCAGGCATAGCATTAAGTTCAATTCCGCCTCGCCGGGGAATTCCGCAGCCAGCTCGCGCAGTTGCTCCAAGGCCGCGGCGCCGTGCGTCTCCTCGTTGACGCGAATCAAAATTCCTTTCGTGCCTCGGCGTCGCAATTCCTCCAGCGGCAGCAGTTCGTTCACTATGAGGTTGGATTCCTCGCTGCCGGCCCGTCGATCGACGACGCCGCGCACCGCCAAAATGGCTTCGGCTTGCACCAACGGACCGAATTTCACAAATTCCTCCGGCCAAACGATGCAGCGGATGATCCCTTCCAAATCTTCCACATCGAACATGGCGTACTTGGTGTGTGTCGAACCGGGTCGTGGATTCTTGGTGTAAGATATTTTCACCGCCGAAAGCAGGCCGCCGAGCGTAACTTCGGCCCGTGGCGGCAGGCCACCAATTTCAACGGTCGTGTGCGAGCAATGCGTGGCAAGCAAATCGCGGTGCTCCGCCAACGGATGGCTGCTGAGATAAAAGCCCAGCACTTCCTTCTCGCACGACAGCCGTTCCTTTTCCGGCCATTCCGGCACGGAAATCAGCGATTCCCCTGCGGCACTTACTTGCTGACTGGCCGAATCGTCATCGAACAAGCCTCTTTGGCCTGCCCGTTTGTCCGCCAGCTTCGCGGCTCCCGCTTGCAAAGCCCGGTCCAGCGATTGCCACAGGGCCGCACGATTGCTGTGATTGGAAAGTTGATCGAACGCGCCGGCTTTAATCAAACTTTCCACGGCCGTGCGGTTCACGACGGAAGGATCGCACCGCTCACAAAAATCGAACAGGCTTTGGAACGGTCCCTCCGCGCGGCGGGCAGCGGTAATTGCATCGCCAGCCGTGCCGCCGCAGCCTTTAATCGCCGCCAAAGCAAACGCAATTTTGCCGTCGCGCACCGTGAAATCGGCCTGCGACGTGTTGACATCCGGCGGCAGCACTTCCAATCCCATGCGGCGGCAATCATCCAAGTGCTCTACGAGGGAATCTTTCTTTTTGAAATTCCGCCCATCGATGTCGCCCGATAACAGGGCCGCCATAAATTCCAGCGGATAATGCGCTTTCAAATACGCCGTCATGTAGGCAATCAGTGCGTAGGCCGTGCTGTGCGATTTGTTGAACCCGTAACCGGCGAATTTGGCAATCAGCTCGAAAAGTTCCGTCGCCTGTTTTTCGCTCAGGCCTTGCTGCACGGCGCCGGCGATAAAATCTTCCTGAAATTTGGCGATCTTCGGCAAATTCTTCTTGCTGATGGCTTTAATGCAGGTGTAAGCGTCGGCCAGATCAATGCCCCCCAGGCGATTCAAAATGCGCATCACCTGTTCCTGATACACCATGACGCCGTGTGTTTCTTCCAGCACGTCTTTCATCACGGGATGCAAATACGTCGCTTTTTTGCGACCGAGCTTCACCTGCACGTAATCGTCCACCATGCCCCCTTCCAACGGTCCGGGGCGATACAGCGCATTGGTGGCGATAATATCGCGGAAGTGGTCAGGCTTCATCTTTTGCAGCAAATCGCGAATGCCGCCGCTTTCCAATTGGAAAATGCCTTTGGTTTCCCCGCGGGAAAGCAGGGCGAACGTTTCCGCATCGTCCAAGGGGAATTGGTAAGGATCAACGCGCTGGCCTGTCGTTTGCTCAATCAAATCGACCGCTTTCGAAAGGACGGTCAAGTTGCGCAGGCCGAGAAAATCCATTTTCAACAGGCCGGCGCGTTCGACATCTTCCATCGCCCATTGGGTGATAATTTCATCTTTGTTTTGCACCCGGCACAGGGGCACGTATTCAATCAGCGGACGATCGGCAATCACGACCGCCGCCGCATGGGTGCCGACATTCCGCGCTAGCCCTTCGATCTTCCGGGCCAAGTCCAGCAGTTCATGCGTTTCGCCATCGGTTTGATAAGCTTTTTTCAGATCGGCGCTTTGCTCCAGTGCCGCGTCCAGCGTAATGTTCAGCACGTCGGGCACCATCGCGACGATGGCATCCACCCGGGGAATGGGCATGCCCAGCGCGCGGCCCACATCACGAATGGCGGCCCGGGCGGCCAGCGTGCCGAATGTTCCAATTTGAGCGACGTTGTCCGCGCCGTATTTTTCCTTCACGTATTGAATGACTTCGCCGCGGCGGTCTTTGCAAAAGTCGATGTCGATATCGGGCGCTTCCCGGCGATTCAAATCCAAAAACCGCTCGAACAGCAAATCGAATTCCAATGGGCAAACGTGGCTCAAATACAACGCGTACGACACCAGTGAGCCCACCCCCGAACCGCGGGCGGTGGCGGGAATGCCTTGCTGGCGGGCATAACGCACAAAGTCCCACACGATGAGAAAGTAGTTCGGGAAGCCGAGCGTGTTGATGACGTTCAATTCATGATCGAGCCGCGCCAGCACATCCGGCTTGAGCTCGCCGTTTTCACACCGGTCGGGCCGCTGGGCATACCGTTCTTTCAGACCGCGCAGGCACAGTTCACGCAAATAATCGGTGGGTGGTTGGCGATCGGGCGGATCAAAGTTCGGAAAATGCCGCTTGCCCAGCTCCAACTCGATATTCACGCTGTCGGCAATCAACTGGCTTTGCTTCAGCGCTTCGTCCAGGCCGGGAAAAGCCGCGTACATTTCGGCTGGGCTGCGCAGAAAAAACTGGTTGGTGTCCATCCGCAAGCGATTGGTGTCCGACCGGAACTTGCCCGTGTTGATGCACAGCATGACGTCCTGGGCGTCGGCGTCTTCTTGGTTGACGTAGTGGGCATCGCTGGTGGCGACTAAGGGCAGGCCCATTTGCCGGGCGACTTCCACGGCCCCTTCCATTTGCCGCTGTTGAATTTCCAGGCCGTTGTTTTGAATTTCGATGAAATAACGATCGCCGAACAGTCGCTGGAACCAGGCGGCAATTTCTTTGGCTTCGGCCAGAAAGTGTTGTTCTTTGCCGGTGCCTTTTAGCAGGGCCCGACTAAACTGGCTGGAAACGCAGCCGCTTAAGCAAATCAGGCCTTCGTGATATTGCTCCAACAATTCCCGATCGATGCGGGGCTTGAAGTAAAAGCCTTCCAAATACGCCTTGGAGGCCAGTTTGATGAGGTTGCGAAAGCCGGTGCGGTTTTGGGCCAGCAGCGTGAGGTGGTAACTGGCTTCTTTCAAGTTGCCCACATCGCGCTTCAGCCGGCTTTCGGGAGCAATGTAAGCCTCGTAACCGAGAATCGGGTTAATGCCTTCCGCTTTGGCCCGTTGATAAAACTGCAGCGCTCCGTGCAAATTGCCGTGATCGGTCAAAGCCAGCGCGTTCATCCCGTGTTGTTTGGCCCGCGCAATCAGCTTATCGATCGGACTAGCGCCATCGAGCAAACTGTAATGACTGTGGCAATGCAGATGAACAAAAGGCTGGGTGCTCATAAGATTCCTCGCGGCAAAATCGATCCATCGGTAAGAGCAGATGGCGCAAACCGCGATTTTAGCAGGCAACCGACGGAGCGAACAGCGGCGAGCCAATGCGATGCGCGCTGGCGAAGACGTGAACACGCATCCCTGGGAG encodes the following:
- a CDS encoding VOC family protein, producing the protein MPAHHQQAARPTPSPKQAPRLYDPKSTQARPAATRSTEHKPSRSAYTMSIGYKRETRPGLYCVELRTNQWEQAVKWYRETLGLRVLVRVPEDGYALFEAGETRLSLLARNSAGEASGRWSLGFEVENLDRIGQRLLEASSPVTRPRENPEGFQEIITSDPDGNTIRLFAWPNG
- a CDS encoding protein kinase; the encoded protein is MTSDFTQAQGSEELERSLNLSRQRAAPPCDVPGYEPRRFLGAGAYGEVWVAIDRTTGRKVAIKFYLHRGGLDWSLLSHEVEKLAFLSADRYVVQLLDVGWEAEPPYYVMEYIEHGSLAERLEEQGPFSASDATALFREIAVGLTHSHSKGILHCDLKPANILLDQDGKPRLADFGQSRLSSEQTPALGTLFYMAPEQADARAVADARWDVYALGAIFYALLLGHPPYRNKHSLSEIDDAPDLTGRLERYRKLIEESPPPLEHHVVHGVDNELATIIDRCLAVEPTERFPTVQTVLDALDARQRRRSRRPLVVLGALGPVLLLAVMSVAAWLWFSTSLQRSNEALTQSALKGLGFAAQSAARGAGAELQSRFYDVEEAARDPEVIAALSAMQNNPQVHAVLSGLNDPAETKTRFNELVDQLRKAPEAVVLQNRLKFFDNEMLAENKHSESWFITDSRGVQVARWFAYDPSLGHNYAWMSYFYGGPTDQPTDWRPAADQHVQNTQLSAAYPRLDNPGRWVVSISTPVFKPDEKNPDKKQFLGVVGVSFELASNFINLLEENRQFPVLVDVRDGAHKGLILQHPLLQKLRKESDSHIDRFVNDEKYRISKEAIEQLKDGAAEYYDPLGKDDEGGDYRQPYLAAEAPVELVEGEGRKQHVVPSGWVIIVQDPYEQAIGMTLTQLRSSLLGSGAVALGVIGLVILGLWWLVLRMTESPAHWQPTGALSKSAAETVHAGS
- the dnaE gene encoding DNA polymerase III subunit alpha, translated to MSTQPFVHLHCHSHYSLLDGASPIDKLIARAKQHGMNALALTDHGNLHGALQFYQRAKAEGINPILGYEAYIAPESRLKRDVGNLKEASYHLTLLAQNRTGFRNLIKLASKAYLEGFYFKPRIDRELLEQYHEGLICLSGCVSSQFSRALLKGTGKEQHFLAEAKEIAAWFQRLFGDRYFIEIQNNGLEIQQRQMEGAVEVARQMGLPLVATSDAHYVNQEDADAQDVMLCINTGKFRSDTNRLRMDTNQFFLRSPAEMYAAFPGLDEALKQSQLIADSVNIELELGKRHFPNFDPPDRQPPTDYLRELCLRGLKERYAQRPDRCENGELKPDVLARLDHELNVINTLGFPNYFLIVWDFVRYARQQGIPATARGSGVGSLVSYALYLSHVCPLEFDLLFERFLDLNRREAPDIDIDFCKDRRGEVIQYVKEKYGADNVAQIGTFGTLAARAAIRDVGRALGMPIPRVDAIVAMVPDVLNITLDAALEQSADLKKAYQTDGETHELLDLARKIEGLARNVGTHAAAVVIADRPLIEYVPLCRVQNKDEIITQWAMEDVERAGLLKMDFLGLRNLTVLSKAVDLIEQTTGQRVDPYQFPLDDAETFALLSRGETKGIFQLESGGIRDLLQKMKPDHFRDIIATNALYRPGPLEGGMVDDYVQVKLGRKKATYLHPVMKDVLEETHGVMVYQEQVMRILNRLGGIDLADAYTCIKAISKKNLPKIAKFQEDFIAGAVQQGLSEKQATELFELIAKFAGYGFNKSHSTAYALIAYMTAYLKAHYPLEFMAALLSGDIDGRNFKKKDSLVEHLDDCRRMGLEVLPPDVNTSQADFTVRDGKIAFALAAIKGCGGTAGDAITAARRAEGPFQSLFDFCERCDPSVVNRTAVESLIKAGAFDQLSNHSNRAALWQSLDRALQAGAAKLADKRAGQRGLFDDDSASQQVSAAGESLISVPEWPEKERLSCEKEVLGFYLSSHPLAEHRDLLATHCSHTTVEIGGLPPRAEVTLGGLLSAVKISYTKNPRPGSTHTKYAMFDVEDLEGIIRCIVWPEEFVKFGPLVQAEAILAVRGVVDRRAGSEESNLIVNELLPLEELRRRGTKGILIRVNEETHGAAALEQLRELAAEFPGEAELNLMLCLADGHRLHLKSDSLHVEVTAELRQRIDQVLGPGNVRVLTAPRPTATIAPRPAHFAARSTTAANN